The nucleotide sequence GCGCCGTAACTCAGCGTGCTGATCATCCTCTTGCAGGCGTTGCTCCGCAGGCTTGCTGTAGCGCTTCACCCAGGCATACAGGCTGTGTGTCGACATGCCCAGACGAGCGGACACCTCAGCGACCGGCAGGCCCCGTTCGGTAACCTGCCTAGCTGCTTCAATTTTGAACTCTTCGGAAAAACGCGGGTTGCTCATGGCACCTCCTGATGGGCCTTATTATGAGGCGTGGAGGTGTCTACGAAACTAGGGGCGATTCAAACTGCCATTCACACTTATCGATATGGCGTGCGCGCAATCAGGCGCGGCATTAGCGGGGAGTGAAAGTTTTTGGGGCAATAGCCAGCCTGGTCAACTTTTTAATTTGCTGGCAAGTCAGCAAAATGCAAATCCGATGGTCATGCTGGATGAGTTGGATAAAGCAGGTGGTGACGAACGCTTTGATCCATTAGCTGCACTTCATACGCTTCTGGAGCCTGCTGCTGCCCGAAATTTTGTGGATCTTTCAGTACGTGATCTGGCTATTAACGCAAGTCACGTTAATTGGCTGGCCACGGCAAATGATCTTGAGCGTTTGTCGAAACCGATTCTGTCACGTTTCTCAGTGCTCCACATTCCTGCACCTAGTGCTGATCAGGTCAGCATCATCGTAAGAAACCTATATAACCAGACTCGTGACGAGTCATCTTGGGGGCAACACTTCGCTGACACCTTGTGCGACGAAGTAGTTGAGCGCATGTCGACTCTTGCCCCTCGAAAAATTCGCATTACTTTACAGCGTGCCTTCGGCGC is from Pseudomonas sp. TMP9 and encodes:
- a CDS encoding AAA family ATPase, giving the protein MACAQSGAALAGSESFWGNSQPGQLFNLLASQQNANPMVMLDELDKAGGDERFDPLAALHTLLEPAAARNFVDLSVRDLAINASHVNWLATANDLERLSKPILSRFSVLHIPAPSADQVSIIVRNLYNQTRDESSWGQHFADTLCDEVVERMSTLAPRKIRITLQRAFGAAARSGRSCIQPEDLKIQTPEKPKVFGFIASP